The Manihot esculenta cultivar AM560-2 chromosome 8, M.esculenta_v8, whole genome shotgun sequence genomic interval ccaactgacaagctcccctatgtggtcttccacatctctgacatactggattagctgtgccagagcttgagccactaccaaaACCCAGACCAAACTTAACTTTACCCCAGAACTTTTTCTTTGCTCCTTTTGCCttgtcccatctcttactgcctgacgtACCTGTactaggggccttagaactcgaagcctgtgctcttgattgtttctgaatattggaacttgcctccattttcctggctgcatccactatagagtggaaactctccttttctgctggaagaatcaaggaagaatacctgggatgaagtctcatagtatatctccttgccttcttctgatcagtatcataggcttgacccacatactgaagcaaatccaggaacttgtctgtaaattcatcaacactcatttcatctgtctgtctcaactgctcaaattccactactttcatctccctagaactgtcaggaaaagcccaccctgcaaattcattggcgaactctccccatgacatactggccatcctgggttccacatagtttttaaaccattcctgagctttcttgcatttaagtgtgaaccctgccatttcaatggctctacaatcatctgctcccaactcactggttatcatcctgactgatctgaggtattcaaatggatcatctcctgggttaaacttaggagcatccaatttcaggtactctgtcattttcacccttCTTCTCTCGGGTAAATGAGGTCGAGGTATCTGAattactggttctggttgtggtggaggtactggttcatcttGTTCTGGATACGCTATACTTTGATGcacaggtgagggtggatacatgggatatggtggatcatAATGAGGTatgtatggcatgtaaggagaatATGGGATGTAACTGGAGTACTCCGACACATCTCCCATTGAATAATCTGGGTCCTGAAAAGAgaatggataaccaaaccccgaggcctgagtgcctccctgaaactctcccataccctcatcAGACCTACcaatacccatgctttcatccaGGGCCTGTTCTACCTCCATAGCTTCTCTCACTTCCtccgatcttcctcccctaacaacgcctcttctgctctcgtctaaagaccttctagggtccattgacataccctccctgcttgatctctgagatcttgcccttggcaaaacaGGAGGTTGAGCATCTACTCTCTCACTTTCTGGTGGATCTCTAGTCAATCGAACTGATCGACGagctcctcgcatcttaactttcTGAGAACAAAACACACAATatagcacatcagcatatataCAGCACATGTCAATAATACACATGCatattcatggcatatcataacatcaaaagacaggactaacatcctatccgagtggacatgttttcctattgtgcttgaccaattctatcctctatgagcccgacactctctctataggtctgatcatgtgaacctagggctctgataccactctgtaacgacccggaaatggaccgtcaccggcgctaggattcaggtcggcataaggccgccagaacccgtagcaagcctgctatactctctgtgtacctgtaaaaactcatacatgatcatatattttctgtgaaaataaaaacttttctttctctgaactatggcttaacctgtgcatgcacaatctctatactttgtactctgtacccctgactagagcttgctctagatgggttaaatcatacctgttaagcctggtttttcacctggttgtaaaacagttatataacttgatcatgtatacaaaagacttataaaatagaataactaagtcaagcacactttaactatttacacaactaatacatctctttaatattacatatccactctaactattacaagctctttattttttttatgcacctctgacttgcccttgtacaacctgtatactgaaacctgcaaaactgggaataagggagagggatgagctctatagcccagtgagtagaacaataaaacctgtcattaaaacatgatcttatggaatgcatcatatcacagacaattcacatctagggtaaacctgtcaccacatagtcccagtatctaatccgtgccaggccgtcgactggggtcctggtcttcctgtaatgcatacatacatccatacatacatacacacatattttaaatttccaggccattgatgaggtcctggatttttcctgtataaataataaatctgtcaggccatcgcatggggtcctggacttcctgtacaaaaacaaacctgtcaggccgtagaatggggtcctgaactctctatacctgccaggccgtagaatggggtcctggacttcctgtctgggactattggatcattcagcattcacccacatcaacaattaactatgcaatgcaacatattcgtgatttctaatgcaatcatcctatgcatactcatgatgaatgaaatatgctaaaaacattacatttcgtaattaaaagaattaagtgtagttccactcacctctgactgactctgactgactctgcaggctcctgaaacggtactcactgctgaactctctggttcctctggtctgtgcctacacagatagacttaaatgagggaccaaacatactctaacatatctctaaacatctccccaaaaaccccttaaaacaccttagaacaaccatggaaaacatgcaaaggaaagctggacagggcactttcgggggcaccttcggcggccgaatgtgcatgacagatccgaaagtccaaatgttcgggggcaaccttaggcagccaaaactgccttcagaagaggttcggcggccgaactcccacattcggcggccgaacctgagttcatccagaactcagcttcgtgcacagccATGCCATCCAAACACcaaccctccaaacatgcatcccacctctccaaacatgctctaacacttaatcatgcatataggagtcttaaaccacattaaaactccaaccaacaacacacatcaagcatacatatagCATAAACGATTTATGCACCCTACTATGCACAACTTATGcatacacatgcataactccccttctccttcatcaagcttatgtaaaacatgataaaaactaaggattcacacttacctcttgaagaacaaaggctggtgtgactccaaacttgaagagatggagtttcaagcttcacaagttcttaaactccacaacttctcaaaactatcttaaactcactttaaacttgtttttctttgacAGATTTGATGAGAAACTAGGTAAGTCACTAAGGGGAAGCATGAACATGTCTCTGACCCAAAGGAAAGCTTAAGCACCTCCTTTCTCGGCCAAAAGCACCTTTAACAAAGAACCACCGCTTCACATTTGGTGGCTAAAGCTAcatgcaacacctcaccaccttcggaggccgaacattagagtttagggggccgaacatggggtactttcggcggccgaacttcaactttcgggggccaaaagtggcaaagacttccttagccttttctcttcaaaactcatttcttttctaaaacaaaagcttaaaacatgtaaaaacattttagaaaaccttcactctacccttcagggatgctttgacatcctagattccatcggacggtaggaattgcGATGTCTaaacatgccgggtattacacttttcatccttgtcaagcttggtgtttgtgctcattggagttctacttggcttgctattctccattccaaaccttttgattagctccttggtgtatttggcttggttgatgaagatgccatccttagcttgtttgatttgaagcccaaggaagaatttgagttctcccatcatgctcatctcaaactcacttttcataacttttgagaactcttcacacaaacacacattagtagcaccaaatatgatatcatcaacatatatttgcactacaaggatgtcattttcatgattttttacAAAGAGTgttgtatccactttgccttttgaaaaatcattttgcaaaagaaaattgcttagtctttcataccaagctcttggagcttgttttaaaccatataaggctttagacaatttaaaaacatgatttggaaggtcatgattttcaaaccccggaggttgctcaacataaacctcctcctcaataaaaccatttaaaaaagcACTTTTCATatccatttgaaagagattaaaattcatgtatgatgcatatgcaagcaagattctaatggcttctaatctagctacAGGGGCAAAtgtttcatcatagtctatgccctcctcttggttatagcctttagctaccaacctagctttgtttctaatgatattgccatcttcatcaagcttatttctaaacacccatttggtgcctatggtggggtgatgttttggtttagaaactaaggtccaaaccttgtttctttcaaattggttgagttcttcttgcatagcaagaacccaactctcatcactaatagcctcatctatagatttaggttctatatgagatatgaatgcaatattattacatacatgtctaatagaagatctagtagttaccccttgtgatgcatcaccaattatttgatccttgggatgatccttcttgtaggcccaatcccttggcaagtcatgttggactccttgactttgtgtaatttgcatttgttgctcttgaagtccaatttcatcttcctttgcctcaattgaatcctccttgggttgactttgatctccatgaggttgaggatcttcaaaggtcaactcatcaaggttacctacaagatcatcatcacaagatacctcctttctaggagcaaagggattagattcatcaaaaacaacatgcattgactcttcaactatcaaggttattttattaaatactctatatgatttactagaaatagagtatcctaagaagataccttcatcggttttggagtcaaatttgcctagattatccttattgtttaatatgaagcatttacaacaaaaaactctaaaataattaactctaggtttccttccattccaaagctcataaggagtcttatttaagagaggtctaattaaagctctatttgaaacataacaagccgtatttatggcttccgcccaaaaataagtaggtaaattatattctcttaacatagtcctccccatatctaaaagagttctattttttctttcaacaacaccattttgttggggagtcctaggagatgaaaaattatgagtgatccctaacttattacaaaagatttcaaatttttcattttcaaattctctaccatgatcactccttattGAAGAGATCTGAAAACCCTTTttattttgaactttctttgtaaaacttttaaaagcatcaaaacaatcatctttatgagcaaggaacacaacccaagtatacctagagtagtcatcaactataacaaaaccataatgcatgccaccaagactagcgactctagttggaccaaataaatccatatgcaagagttgcaaaggtctagaagagattaccttattaatagctttaaaggaactcttaacttgcttacccatttgacatgcatcacatactttgtccttttcatatttgatctttggaaggccatcaactagctcatctttgcttaaatttttgaggagatccatgctagcatgagagagccttctatgccaaatccaagagttatcactaatagacacaaagcacttcatatcttggttagtcatagcttgtaagtcaataagataaatattttcaactctttcacctacaaacaatattttgttatccgacattctagaAACAAAATATGATTTTGgttcaaagataactctacaacctttatcacataattgacttacacttaataaattatgcttcaaaccatcaactaatagaactttatcaagaataggagagttttccttaccgactttacctatgccaacaattttaccttttccattgtctccaaaagttacttgtccacttccgtctttcttttcaagagagatgaagtggcttgaatttccggtcatgtgccttgaacatccactatctagataccatttgctttcaatttttgaggatttcaagcacacctaGAAAAAggaattcaaacacttttaggtacccaaatgtacttgggtccttgggggttagtGATTCCACTATCCAATCCCcatatgctaccatatccaagatgcaATTTTCTAATAGTGCACTTATAATTGGTatgaccaaacttgccacaatagtgacaatgaccattgaaccttcttattctaggtccataggtgagtgagtgtgtttgagttctcatgtggccatttctcctttgtttattaaaagcatgtgaataagagatatgattagagtggtgattttgtgaactagaagtgtgtgttctataatgatcatttctcttatatgcaaattgcctaggtgtgtgtcttatatgagtgttgtaactagtggattggtgtacatgtgcatttTTCATAGACATATTACTAGTAGAGGCTTTAGGCACATTTCCATTTGAGCTAGAAATCTTAGGTTCATGTGAGTTagtagctttaacaaaaacggttttagaaaagtttgcttgagttgatttattatagccaaggccatacttgatgctaggagacctttgagagtctaaaatttcatcaagtttgtccttgccttttaaaaattttgaaagagaatttttcaactcaaggacttcatttttcaactttttattttctaatgagagctcatctaaggatttttgtaaagaatcatttgagggtaaaggttccttaggtgaggtctcactttcctttttcaagctagctaactcacatttcaaaaacttgtttttcttatgactcttttcaagctcatcattcatcaattttaaagcacctacaagttcatcatatgaaaactcaacaacACCATCACATAAAGTAGAGTCATTAAGTATGGTTACCTCATTGGAGCTttcctctagagccatgaagcacatgttggcaatttcatcacCAACCTCCTCCTCTTCGGTatcacttgactcatcccatgttgctttgaaggccttctttttgaacttcttgataggcttcttcaacttggggcaatccactttgtagtgacccggcttattgcactcatagcaaatgacaacttcctttttgcttgattcacccttttcctttctaaaatttttccttgggatgaactttttattttgtagaagcaacttccttattctcctagttaccaaggctagttcttcctcacttatctcttcttcttcctcactagtatcttcggaggctacccttagagcaatgttctttttcatcttgctaggttcctccacttgctctctctttagagtcatctcatagtcaatgagattctccaagagttcatccaattgcactttgctcaagtctttggcatcctttaaagaagttacctttggtagccattctttaggtagacatctaagaattttcttcaccaactcttcatttgtgaatgtcttcccaagagatttcatccttccaatgatctcaatgaatctatcatacatttgactaatagtttcatcggatttcatcttgaacaactcatattgatagatgagggattccatcttattttccttgacttgattggtgccttcatgagtgacaaccaaagcatcccaaatttccttggcggtggatttcatgcatactttgttgtactcacttctactaagagcacaaaacaagatgtgaatggctttgtcattgagggctactcttctcttctctagctcactccattcactcttaggtttttgctcttggtttccatCTATCACTCTTGTGGGAAAGAAGGGACCATTCTCTACAATatcccacaaatcaactccttccgatttgaggaaataatacattctatttttccaatatagaaagtcatttccatcaaagaagggtggtctcacaaccgattgaccttcttgagaattgagggctgccatttgatctttactccaagataattaaatcttcaagatagggagacttagctctgataccacttgttgtcccttgaggcaacccaagaggggggtgaattgggtttataaaaaaaattaaggcaaaagaacaaattagaaggcaataaggaagaggataatcaacacaaggatttatagaggttcagctatcccaagcctacgtcctctcctcaaggtccaccttgagagttcaactccactatcaaatcttctttgggtgaagattaaaacccttacaatcttagagcaagcctttgctctttacaaatctctttttcactcaagagcaattctttgctcaatgccacactcacaacaacagaatctctcaacaacctttactcactctgaaaagccaaccaattacaactcaaaaacaagctttcaagaaattaatgccttggctcaaggtttagagagagagagaatgaaaaacgctgtaatctcaataaatgtttgcttagatggttgttgtaacctcttcacatcaaaagcaagttgtatttatagttctatcataaatattgccgttggggatgcattaaatgcaaatagagccgtttatgttcagaaataaccgttataccgtgcccagaaaaactcaggttcggcggcctaagcttagagttcggcggccgaaccatttgaggtgaagaaactattcctttaaaaaagAACTATCGGCGGCCTAAGgtcagagttcggcggccgaacttgggtgactttcgtctctgttcctctctttcggaagccgaacttttggcttcggaggcagacttaaaacatactttcggcggccgaaggttaaaagttcggcggccgaaagtgcgggactttcgtctctgtccctcactttcggaagccgaagatTGCACAttagggggctggttgaaaatccactttcggcggccgaaagtcaatgttcggcggccgaaagtcaatgttcggcggccgaacatatgggactttcgtttctgtccctgactttcggaagccgaaggttgtgtttagggggcacaaaaatctttctttaaatctttgaaaaatcataacttaggctataaaattccatttttcaatccatttgaatttttgtaatgtatatttttagatctttcattttgataaagaataatttcaaaatcacttcttttggaaaatttcattttagtccctaaaagtcaagtactttaaaaaaatggccatatctaaaaaacttttagaaaagaaggaaaccttgagccatcacaattaattacttgaaattcacaataaataaattgacaacgtataataagaaagaaaatactttataatccctttcttgtagtatgcttccataattagcacttttcacttttgtgactgaagcaattccatttattttaataagggacctgcaagctcaatacaaaacacctttgaagataattagtagcacaccaattgtttattaatcatcaaaacaaggattaggacatttaggtctaacagatatattatattactaatatatgATTCActcttataattaattaaacactataactggtggaaagtgcatcctgtagccTTGAAAAGTCTAAGcttcgactcccccaaccccttatttcaaaaaaaaaaagtaattaatataatatatatatatataataaattataattaattaattaaatcatttaaattatactgttagaatttttaataattaatcaaattaaatgattattttataatattttttagtaattatttaatagttaagagagagttatatttaaattatataataatttaatttataaaaataatttgataatattaaatataaaaataatgagaGAGGGTATATATacacaaatttaaaataaatctcaaATAACTGTTTTGTTTATACCTTTACTTATTTATgactttttattatatattatttaacaatgtataaaattaaagtttaaagccattaaataaaatcttataattttaataatataaattataaaattatattaaaactatataaatataaaatatattactaaaattatataatatattcatACTATTActaaaatcatttaaatatatatatataatattaattttttagtatagttttcatatgattttatttacggtttttgataaaaaaacaaaattaaattaaaattaaataactaattaaataaattcaatttgatatgattcagtttttaattatttttttttcaatcttaatataattccatagaattttttaatttaattcgaaaTCAAAAACTATGATCGGCTTTAGTGATAACAATCAACATCTCCCCGGTTCACGTTAGCCTTCTGgcaattttaaatgaaaaaaaaaaaaaagtcagttTGTCTTACCCTACCTTACCAaggaaaagaaataataaaaattaaatatagttACCATTGGTTTCAGTCAAGAGAGGGAAAATAAATCCCCAtcagaaattataaaataatacatcAAGATTTTCTCATACGGATAATTCTTCCAACACACtcgaatatatatttaaatatatacaaccaatcaattaaaaaatattaatatgttacaatcataattaatttctcatttataaaaaataaattaataatttttatgttaGCTAAATATATAAACATccgaataaaaaattttcttttcttatttatttatagtttataaaaaaattaacaaccatctttttaatgatattttttttcaaaaattaaaattaaattctgcgtttgaaagtaaaataaattttacagtGTCTATAACTTAAATAAACGTTTAATGGTGAAAAATTTGTGTATATTCGGTTATTCATGAAGTAAAATACAGTCAGtagttttttttatgaaaatttaaagaaaatttattagttaattcttatattataaaaaattctctttatttaaaaaaatatatcaaaatatttttgatattttaaaaagtttattaattaatttttttattaattttaataattaaatattattaaaaaatttaaaatatatttaatataaaaatattaattaataaattttttataaaattaaaaatcaactaataaaatgttacaaatcacataaatcaaataataaaatatttaacaattaaaattattaaaaaaattaattaattaatttttttataatacaaaattaaagaataatttttaaaaaaattttaaatatttttatttatttatttgggaCCAGAATCAACACCGTCCAGATAAAAATTTTCCATATTTGGTATTGTTAATATCTCCTGGTCGACTTTAGCTAGGTGACAACAGTTAATGGCAAAAGACAAACACCATAGTATTCAAAGGGGCTGTGTGGTAGACTTTGATTTCTGGGAGATGTCATTTAATTTGTCATGATTTCTTCATAGATGCCCAAAAACAAATGCAACAGAAAAAGATGTTTTGGCTTCATTTAGGGCACTAACTTATTccactttttctatttttttaattctttattcTTCATCAATTATTTAAGTAGACAAAATATCTGTGTCCTCGCCAATTTGGATGGCCAATTTCGATGTCTTCTATGTTGAAATTTGTCGCCATGCCAAAACTATTTTCTTGTCCAAATTTTGTATTTCTTAAGATAAGAAGAATCCGGTGACTCTTTATCTTTgttgttattaaaaaaacaagaaaacaCTTAACATAAACTATCCAAAACTAAATCCGATCCGGTCTATGTTAGACATTCATGATCCTGATACAAGATACTACATATAAAGATCCAGTCTCCATGAAGATTCTCTCGACAGAGATAGAgaaagagagggagagggagagggatgagaGAATTTTATTAGAGTTGCTCCTCAATGGCCAATTCCTCACCCATGTTTCCATGGTTAAGGGGATTGAAAGCTTCGATCTCAGAACATTTGGTAGGCAGCTGTATTATATTAGGGACAAGAGTTTGGTGATGATCTATTGGTGATGATTGTATAGACATTTGATGCTTACGAGCGATAACAACTGAATTTATGACTTCATCAGTAGGATGAAACACAGAAAGAACCTCAAATCCAACGAGTTCACAAGGATCCACCACTGGGTACAAAAAAGCCCTAGCACCATGAGCACTCCTCAGCATTAAAATAGCCCCAGGAGCCATGTACTTAGCCAAGTGATTAATGACCTTAATCTTTTCTTCCTTGTCCATACCAACAAGAGCTGCCAAGAAAACTACATCAAACTCTTTCAGCCCATTGCCAACATTCAAGATATCAGTTGTGTGAAAGAAGAATCGTTTGGAGACATCAGGATGAGACGAGACCAAGCGAATGGCTTTAGAATTGGCTGATGGGTCAATATCATAGTTGTGAAAAGTGGTGGTGGTGAGGTGATTACAAGCCAGAACAATTGAAGTTAAGGGAAGAGGACCAGAACCCACAAACGCAACTTGGCTAGGGACATGAGG includes:
- the LOC110620263 gene encoding nicotianamine synthase, which codes for MGCQEELLIEKICSFYDQISSLESLKPSKDVDMLFTQLVLTCIPPNPIDVSKLSKKIQEMRSKLIRLCGEAEGHLENHFSTILGSFENPLDHLNIFPYYSNYLKLSHLEFTILNQHYPHVPSQVAFVGSGPLPLTSIVLACNHLTTTTFHNYDIDPSANSKAIRLVSSHPDVSKRFFFHTTDILNVGNGLKEFDVVFLAALVGMDKEEKIKVINHLAKYMAPGAILMLRSAHGARAFLYPVVDPCELVGFEVLSVFHPTDEVINSVVIARKHQMSIQSSPIDHHQTLVPNIIQLPTKCSEIEAFNPLNHGNMGEELAIEEQL